In Bos mutus isolate GX-2022 chromosome 10, NWIPB_WYAK_1.1, whole genome shotgun sequence, a single window of DNA contains:
- the ANKRD63 gene encoding ankyrin repeat domain-containing protein 63: MLKPKDLCPRAGTRTFLEAMQAGKVHLARFVLDALDRSIIDCRAEQGRTPLMVAVGLPDPALRARFVRLLLEQGAAVNLRDERGRTALSLACERGHLDAVQLLVQFSGDPEAADSAGNSPVMWAAACGHGAVLEFLVRSFRRLGLRLDRTNRAGLTALQLAAARGHGTCVQALTGPWGRAAAAAAARGSNSDSPPGRPVPAPSPERRRPSPRRLPRPLLARFARAAGGHGHGGEAGSGGKGFGRHRAQGCERPELGRSMSLALGAVTEEEAARLRAGALMALPHSPQSSGAGRWRSQEVLEGAPPTLVQAPIGLSPHPEGDPGSGRLGLRRRSTAPDIPSLVGEASGPESGQELEPNALPHSVPGPQPWQGGTEAVVLHAQR; this comes from the coding sequence ATGCTTAAGCCCAAGGACCTGTGCCCCCGAGCGGGTACGCGCACCTTCCTGGAGGCCATGCAAGCGGGCAAAGTGCACCTGGCTCGCTTTGTCCTGGATGCGCTGGACCGTAGCATCATCGACTGCCGGGCGGAGCAGGGCCGCACGCCGCTAATGGTGGCCGTGGGCTTACCAGACCCTGCGCTGCGCGCGCGCTTTGTGCGACTACTGCTGGAGCAGGGTGCGGCAGTGAACCTGCGGGACGAGCGCGGCCGCACAGCGCTCAGCTTGGCGTGCGAGCGCGGCCACCTGGACGCCGTGCAACTGCTGGTGCAGTTCAGCGGCGACCCCGAGGCGGCCGACTCAGCAGGCAACAGCCCGGTGATGTGGGCGGCCGCGTGCGGCCACGGGGCGGTGCTCGAGTTCCTGGTGCGCTCTTTCCGCCGCCTCGGCCTACGCCTCGACCGCACTAATCGGGCGGGCCTCACTGCCCTACAGCTGGCGGCCGCCCGCGGCCACGGGACCTGTGTGCAGGCCCTCACAGGGCCGTGGGGCcgcgcagccgccgccgccgcggcccgGGGCTCCAACTCTGACAGCCCCCCTGGCCGTCCAGTCCCCGCGCCCAGCCCGGAGCGCCGACGACCCAGCCCCCGCCGCCTACCGCGGCCTCTCCTGGCGCGCTTTGCCCGAGCGGCGGGCGGTCATGGTCACGGCGGCGAGGCTGGCTCAGGGGGTAAGGGCTTCGGTCGGCACCGGGCACAGGGCTGCGAGCGGCCGGAGCTGGGCCGGAGCATGAGCCTGGCGCTGGGCGCCGTGACCGAGGAGGAGGCGGCGCGACTGCGAGCGGGAGCCCTGATGGCCCTACCGCATTCGCCCCAGTCCTCGGGGGCTGGGCGGTGGCGGTCGCAGGAGGTGCTGGAGGGAGCACCCCCAACCTTAGTGCAAGCCCCCATTGGTCTTAGCCCCCACCCCGAAGGCGATCCCGGCTCTGGCCGCTTGGGTTTGCGCCGACGCTCCACAGCTCCAGACATCCCCAGCCTGGTCGGGGAGGCATCTGGGCCCGAGAGCGGCCAGGAATTAGAGCCCAATGCTCTGCCACATTCGGTGCCCGGGCCTCAGCCTTGGCAGGGGGGCACGGAGGCCGTGGTGCTGCACGCTCAGCGGTAA
- the PAK6 gene encoding serine/threonine-protein kinase PAK 6, protein MFRKKKKKRPEISAPQNFQHRVHTSFDPKEGKFVGLPPQWQNILDTLRRPKPVVDPSRITRVQLQPMKTVVRGSSVPTDGYISGLLNDIQKLSVISSNTLRGRSPTSRRRAQSLGLLGDEQWAADPDMYLQSPQSERSDPHGLYLSCNGGAPAGRRQVPWPELQSPRVLPNGLAAKAQSLGPAEFQGATQRCLQLGTCLQSSPTGTSPPTATGRRGTKTARHGPEEARPQSCLVGSAAGRPGGEGSPSPKTQESSLKRRLFRSMFLSAPATAPPSSSKPGPPAQSKPSSSFRPALKGGPSSLVAKAQSLPSDQPVGPFSPLTASDTSSPQKSLRAAPAAGAPPGRSSPAGSPRTRHAQISTSNLYLPQDPAVAKGALAGEDTGVVTHEQFKAALRMVVDQGDPRLLLDSYVKIGEGSTGIVCLAREKHSGRQVAVKMMDLRKQQRRELLFNEVVIMRDYQHLNVVEMYKSYLVGEELWVLMEFLQGGALTDIVSQVRLNEEQIATVCEAVLQALAYLHAQGVIHRDIKSDSILLTLDGRVKLSDFGFCAQISKDVPKRKSLVGTPYWMAPEVISRSLYATEVDIWSLGIMVIEMVDGEPPYFSDSPVQAMKRLRDSPPPKLKNSHKVSPVLRDFLDRMLVRDPQERATAQELLDHPFLLQTGLPECLVPLIQLYRKQTSTC, encoded by the exons ATGTTccgcaagaaaaagaagaaacgcCCCGAGATCTCGGCCCCACAGAACTTCCAGCACCGCGTGCACACCTCCTTCGACCCCAAAGAAGGCAAGTTCGTGGGCCTCCCCCCACAATGGCAGAACATCCTGGACACGCTGCGGCGACCCAAGCCCGTGGTGGACCCTTCACGCATCACCCGGGTGCAGCTCCAGCCCATGAAG ACGGTGGTGCGGGGCAGCTCAGTGCCTACGGACGGCTACATCTCCGGGCTGCTCAACGACATCCAGAAGTTGTCAGTCATCAGTTCCAACACCCTGCGCGGCCGCAGCCCCACCAGCCGGCGGCGGgcacagtccctggggctgctggGGGATGAGCAGTGGGCCGCTGACCCGGACATGTACCTTCAGAGCCCCCAGTCTGAGCgcagcgacccccatggactctaccTCAGCTGCAACGGGGGCGCACCAGCAGGACGCAGGCAGGTGCCGTGGCCCGAGCTGCAAAGCCCACGGGTCCTTCCCAATGGACTGGCCGCCAAAGCACAGTCCCTGGGCCCTGCCGAGTTCCAGGGTGCCACACAGCGCTGCCTGCAGCTGGGCACCTGTTTGCAGAGTTCCCCAACTGGGACCTCACCCCCTACAGCCACGGGCAGGCGTGGGACCAAGACTGCCAGGCATGGCCCCGAGGAGGCCCGGCCACAGTCCTGCCTGGTGGGCTCGGCCGCGGGCAGGCCTGGCGGGGAGGGCAGCCCCAGCCCTAAGACCCAGGAGAGCAGCCTGAAGCGCAGGCTGTTCCGAAGCATGTTCCTGTCTGCTCCTGCCACGGCCCCTCCaagcagcagcaagccaggcccTCCAGCACAGAGCAAG CCCAGCTCCTCCTTCAGACCGGCACTGAAAGGCGGCCCCTCCAGCCTGGTGGCAAAGGCCCAGTCCTTGCCCTCAGACCAGCCTGTGGGGCCTTTCAGCCCTCTGACCGCCTCGGATACCAGCAGCCCCCAAAAGTCCCTCCGCGCGGCCCCAGCCGCCGGCGCTCCTCCAGGCCGGTCTTCCCCGGCGGGGTCGCCCCGCACCCGGCATGCCCAGATCAGCACCAGCAACCTGTACCTGCCCCAAGACCCCGCGGTGGCCAAGGGCGCCCTGGCTGGCGAGGACACGGGCGTCGTGACGCACGAGCAGTTCAAGGCTGCGCTCAGAATGGTGGTGGACCAGGGTGATCCGCGGCTGCTGCTGGACAGCTACGTGAAGATTGGCGAGGGCTCCACGGGCATCGTCTGCCTGGCCCGGGAGAAGCACTCGGGCCGCCAGGTGGCCGTCAAGATGATGGACCTCAGGAAGCAGCAGCGCAGGGAGCTGCTCTTTAacgag gtgGTGATCATGCGGGACTACCAGCACCTCAACGTGGTGGAGATGTACAAGAGCTACCTGGTGGGCGAGGAGCTGTGGGTGCTTATGGAGTTCCTGCAGGGCGGGGCCCTCACAGACATCGTCTCCCAAGTCAG GCTGAATGAGGAGCAGATCGCCACTGTGTGTGAGGCTGTGCTGCAGGCCCTGGCTTACCTGCATGCCCAGGGTGTCATCCACCGGGACATCAAGAGTGACTCCATCCTGCTGACTCTCGATGGCAGG GTGAAACTCTCGGACTTCGGGTTCTGTGCACAGATCAGCAAAGATGTCCCTAAGAGGAAGTCCCTGGTGGGAACCCCATACTGGATGGCTCCAGAAGTGATCTCCAGGTCTCTGTATGCAACTGAG GTAGATATCTGGTCTCTGGGCATCATGGTGATTGAGATGGTGGATGGAGAACCACCTTACTTCAGTGACTCCCCTGTGCAAGCCATGAAGAGGCTTCGGGACAGCCCCCCACCCAAGCTGAAGAACTCCCACAAG GTCTCCCCGGTGCTGCGAGACTTCCTGGACCGGATGCTGGTGCGGGACCCCCAGGAGAGAGCCACAGCCCAGGAGCTCCTGGACCACCCCTTCCTGCTACAGACCGGGCTGCCCGAGTGCCTGGTGCCCTTGATCCAGCTCTACCGCAAGCAGACCTCCACCTGCTGA